From Sporolactobacillus pectinivorans:
GTTCAAGATTAGTCTGCCTTAAAGACTTTTTTCTTCATTTTGTCAAAAATACTTTCATTGTCTTTGCCCGTCGTACCTGTACCAAGGGTTTCTAGTTTTCTGAGCAGAGTCTTCTCCTCCTCGCTCAGATGCTTCGGAGTAACAACCCTGACGCGGACGTGCTCATCGCCCTGACCGTATCCCCTAACGTTCTTAATCCCTTTTCCTTTCAGCCGGAAGTTGGTTCCAGTCTGAGTTCCGGCCGGAATACGAAGTTTAACCTTGCCGTAAAGTGTCGGCACTTCTATTTCATCGCCCAGTGCGACCTGCACGAAGCTCAGTGGCACTTCAAGATATACGTTCTCTCCATCCCGTTTGAAAATTTTATGAGGTTTGACATTGAAAACAATATAAAGATCTCCTGCCGGTCCCCCGTTAGTACCCGCTTCTCCCTGGCTGGACAACCGGATCTGCTGACCGTCGTCGATGCCTGCCGGGATTTTAACTTCAATTTTTCTGTTAACCTTAACTTTTCCTTTTCCCCCGCAGGCACGGCACGGATCCTTGACAATTTTACCGGTACCCTGGCAATAAGGGCATACCCTGCGATTGACAATCCGGCCAAAAGGCGTATTCTGCTCCGTATTCAGCTGCCCTGTCCCGTGGCAATGCGAACAGGACTCAGGCTTTGTCCCGGGCTTTGCTCCGGTCCCGTGACAGTTG
This genomic window contains:
- the dnaJ gene encoding molecular chaperone DnaJ produces the protein MSKRDYYEILGVSKDASKDDIKKAFRQLARKYHPDVNKSADAPEKFKEATKAYEVLSDPQKRAQYDQFGEADPNEQQGGFGGFGGQGFGGGGDFGGFGDIFDQIFNGGSRRRNPNAPKQGADLQYEMSITFEEAAFGKTTEIRVPKEETCSNCHGTGAKPGTKPESCSHCHGTGQLNTEQNTPFGRIVNRRVCPYCQGTGKIVKDPCRACGGKGKVKVNRKIEVKIPAGIDDGQQIRLSSQGEAGTNGGPAGDLYIVFNVKPHKIFKRDGENVYLEVPLSFVQVALGDEIEVPTLYGKVKLRIPAGTQTGTNFRLKGKGIKNVRGYGQGDEHVRVRVVTPKHLSEEEKTLLRKLETLGTGTTGKDNESIFDKMKKKVFKAD